Proteins encoded in a region of the Podospora pseudopauciseta strain CBS 411.78 chromosome 6, whole genome shotgun sequence genome:
- the RIP1 gene encoding Cytochrome b-c1 complex subunit Rieske, mitochondrial (BUSCO:EOG09264MIL; COG:C; EggNog:ENOG503NV7A) — protein MAPLSTVTRALARPSVLRVAARTISTTPAVRGDSSYSSPFKGESNSTKVPDFSKYLSDKKPSSNALISYFMVGTLGAITAGGAKSTIQEFLVNMSASADVLALAKVEVDLNAIPEGKNVIVKWRGKPVFIRHRTAAEIEEANNINVASLRDPEADSDRVQKPEWLVMLGVCTHLGCVPIGEAGEYGGWFCPCHGSHYDISGRIRKGPAPLNLEIPAYEFPEDDKLVIG, from the exons ATGGCGCCCCTCTCGACCGTGACGCGCGCCCTCGCCCGGCCCTCCGTCCTGCGTGTTGCCGCCCGCACCATCTCGACGACCCCGGCCGTCCGCGGCGACTCTTCCTACTCTAGCCCTTTCAAGGGCGagagcaacagcaccaaggTGCCGGATTTCTCAAAGTACCTGTCGGACAAGAAGCCGAGCTCGAATGCGCTGATTAGCTATTTCATGGTGGGCACGTTGGGTGCGATCACCGCGGGGGGGGCGAAGAGTACCATTCAGG AGTTCCTCGTCAACATGTCCGCCTCTGCTGACGTCTTGGCTTTGGccaaggttgaggttgattTGAATGCCATTCCCGAGGGCAAGAAT GTCATCGTCAAGTGGAGAGGCAAGCCCGTCTTCATCCGCCACCGCACAGCCgccgagattgaggaggccaacaacatcaacgtTGCGTCGCTAAGAGACCCCGAGGCCGACAGCGATCGCGTTCAGAAGCCTGAGTGGCTTGTCATGTTGG GTGTCTGCACACACTTGGGCTGCGTCCCCATCGGCGAGGCCGGTGAGTACGGCGGCTGGTTCTGCCCCTGCCACGGCTCCCACTACGACATTTCGGGCCGCATCAGAAAGGGCCCTGCCCCTCTGAACCTCGAGATTCCCGCGTACGAGTTCCCCGAGGACGACAAGCTGGTTATTGGTTAA
- a CDS encoding hypothetical protein (COG:O; EggNog:ENOG503PTUC) codes for MASSSSPRRALLNHVHQLRTYLSFSPEQKTRRPVPFVRCDICRSETGEIITPATPGSALTTFPLSPTDRVRAGLVLPCGHMFHTECWDPYPATFRGKGAITCPRCRLRLNFSGMERNRCADLPWRYHMPEPDNPSWKWEIEKIPKTAQEYILEGREAEFELGAMCNVDRLIGASLLGKNIEVERDLVEGRGERVELSKLVDKVRADGWFFEEEIDLAFPGWLPRMELGDIRREPPRGEEEAWVEGRLKRLMRREGYTWRGEPPPGSRKRGRNLWNIGGDYDEDDEDDEDEDDDEEEEEEEEEEEEDSEMDDEEE; via the coding sequence atggcctcctcctcctccccccgccgcgccctcctcaaccacgTCCACCAACTCCGCACCTacctctccttttcccccGAGCAAAAAACCCGCCGCCCCGTCCCGTTTGTCCGCTGCGACATCTGCCGCTCCGAAACAGGTGAGATCATCACCCCCGCGACCCCCGGCTCGGCATTGACAACCTTCCCCCTCAGCCCGACGGACCGCGTCCGCGCTGGTCTTGTCTTGCCGTGCGGCCACATGTTCCACACCGAATGCTGGGACCCCTACCCAGCCACGTTCCGCGGCAAGGGCGCCATCACCTGCCCGCGCTGCCGCCTCCGGCTCAACTTCTCGGGGATGGAACGCAATAGGTGTGCTGATCTCCCCTGGCGGTACCACATGCCCGAACCGGACAACCCCAGCTGGAAGTGGGAGATTGAGAAAATCCCAAAGACGGCGCAGGAGTATATCCtcgaggggagggaggccgAGTTTGAGTTGGGGGCCATGTGCAACGTTGACAGGTTGATCGGGGCGAGTTTGCTGGGGAAGAATAtcgaggtggagagggacTTGGtcgaggggaggggggagagggtcgAGTTGAGCAAGTTGGTGGACAAGGTGAGGGCGGATGGGTGGttttttgaggaggagattgatcTTGCTTTTCCGGGGTGGTTGCCGAggatggagttgggggatATACGGCGGGAGCcgccgaggggggaggaggaggcttgggtggaggggcggttgaagaggttgatgaggagggaggggtacacttggaggggggagccGCCGCCGGGGAGCAGGAAAAGGGGCCGTAATTTGTGGAATATTGGTGGGGAttatgatgaggatgatgaggatgatgaggatgaggatgatgatgaggaggaggaggaggaagaggaggaggaggaggaggatagtgagatggatgatgaggaggagtag
- a CDS encoding hypothetical protein (EggNog:ENOG503NW04), protein MKYGTALVAIAVGLASARDVPTYSLRATKREVPQEHSHEAVLRACNVALKLNNPNNILDCVFPLLGNAAAANGAGDISADRLDCLQQIVADQALTNAKAANDLDLAINAILFRALERNTLTVGEASPLCNETPVNAELVNINQHQDPASAEAANNAEVELEVAKALFSIGADPLLALQSGTFAPGEIGDPTAAGNTCNDENDAIGCIISQNLLVPAVSEADILAAVGDQEVCEPVVDDEPAVEEPPAVEEPPVDEEEVCEPVVEDEEPPVGEEPPVEEVPTGTVNVQTFTGALGGPAPAVISDPASNRPFSVNGNTFLQAGAAIQRSCAIQKNACANAANSGQIQGGTGQCDQQEAACLAAARRRKARRSVIGRRQNVLDFGSCGSPAIQFAAGLDGRQEESFQPVNAADFSHGSALNIDIISFFVCQRLDSACKASPETIEACEEGAAAASQAEGAQAASVFNAALGL, encoded by the coding sequence atgaaGTACGGAACTGCTCTTGTAGCCATCGCCGTTGGCCTCGCCTCGGCCCGCGATGTGCCCACTTACTCCCTCCGAGCCACCAAGCGCGAGGTTCCCCAGGAACACTCGCACGAGGCCGTCCTCCGCGCCTGCAACGTCGccctcaagctcaacaacccaaacaacaTCCTCGACTGCGtgttccccctcctcggtaacgccgccgccgccaacggCGCCGGTGACATCTCGGCCGACCGCCTCGACTGCCTCCAGCAGATCGTCGCCGACCAGGCTCTCACCAACGCCAAGGCCGCCAACGACCTCGACTTGgccatcaacgccatccTCTTCCGTGCCCTCGAGCGTAACACCTTGACCGTCGGCGAGGCTTCTCCCCTCTGCAACGAGACTCCTGTCAATGCCGAGctcgtcaacatcaaccagcACCAGGACCCTGCTTCTGCCGAGGCGGCCAACAACGCCGAGGTCGAGCTCGAGGTGGCCAAGGCTTTGTTCTCCATCGGAGCTGACCCGCTTCTTGCTCTGCAGAGCGGCACCTTTGCCCCTGGTGAGATTGGCGACCCTACTGCTGCTGGTAACACCTGCAACGACGAGAACGATGCGATTGGGTGCATCATTTCCCAGAACCTTTTGGTGCCTGCTGTTTCGGAGGCCGACATCCTCGCCGCTGTTGGCGATCAGGAGGTCTGCGagcctgttgttgatgacgagCCTGCTGTCGAGGAGCCCCCGGCTGTCGAGGAGCCCCCcgttgacgaggaggaggtctgCGAGCCGGtcgttgaagatgaggagcCACCCGTCGGTGAGGAACCCCCCGTTGAGGAGGTCCCCACCGGCACTGTGAACGTCCAGACCTTCACCGGCGCCCTCGGCGGCCCTGCCCCCGCCGTCATCTCCGACCCTGCTTCCAACCGCCCCTTCTCCGTCAACGGAAACACCTTCCTCCAAGCCGGCGCCGCCATCCAGCGCTCGTGCGCCATTCAGAAGAACGCCTGCGCCAACGCTGCTAACTCTGGTCAGATCCAGGGTGGTACTGGGCAGTGCGACCAGCAGGAGGCCGCTTGCTTGGCTGCTGCTCGTCGTCGCAAGGCTCGCCGTTCCGTCATCGGTCGCCGCCAGAATGTCCTGGACTTTGGGAGCTGCGGCAGCCCCGCTATTCAGTTTGCTGCTGGGCTTGACGGGCGTCAGGAGGAGAGCTTCCAGCCTGTGAACGCGGCTGATTTCTCGCATGGGTCTGCGCTCAACATTGATATTATTTCGTTCTTTGTCTGCCAGAGGCTGGATAGTGCGTGCAAGGCTAGCCCCGAGACGATCGAGGCTTGTGAGGAGGGCGCGGCGGCTGCTAGTCAGGCCGAGGGTGCTCAGGCTGCTAGCGTGTTTAATGCTGCTTTGGGGTTGTGA
- a CDS encoding hypothetical protein (EggNog:ENOG503P0KI; COG:S): protein MAITQHPPSAPSEDGEHSDSHPQQQHPPSAPLHQHTLSSASTATVDIEAWTVSALESLNITPQVARGTSNSLAIPIDSHDPPAAALKLRFDPAAGAAGQTITPPRRPPSRRDSMKKREALIKGNPGSRQRRRWENDHLLGVPNAQPPLPSDYQIQPTYPVLPTVPYQLAGYWERGLREVVEGRKHPRQETKPAPGELGYIPQNFRATAKRTPAVGRWLRVLEEPVRRFVVERGLAVTVEEQERREEEAAMESEETDPEDEEIVFVGRGGNKVREGKPPVETEIKSATRRVGGEQERGMVLDTAGDDEVGGAFKRWLTHSISDYYGLDSKSVLVQGQGSKGKKVIFVGVKKQQQRKVAVKEQHLPVLPPPLWEMF, encoded by the exons ATGGCAATCACCCAgcaccccccctccgccccctccgAGGACGGCGAACACTCCGACAGCCaccctcaacagcagcaccccCCATCCGCTCCCCTGCATCAGcacaccctctcctccgcctcaacAGCCACGGTCGACATCGAAGCTTGGACCGTCTCGGCGCTCGAGTCCCTGAACATCACCCCCCAAGTCGCGCGCGGGACCTCGAACTCGCTCGCTATCCCGATTGATAGCCATGATCCCCCTGCCGCGGCCCTCAAGCTGAGGTTTGACCCCGCTGCGGGTGCAGCAGGGCAAACAATCacccctcctcgccgcccccCGTCAAGAAGGGACTCGATGAAGAAACGGGAGGCGTTGATCAAGGGAAACCCTGGGTCgagacagaggaggaggtgggagaatGATCACCTTTTGGGGGTCCCCAACGCGCAGCCGCCTCTGCCGAGTGATTACCAGATTCAGCCTACGTATCCTGTCTTGCCCACGGTGCCGTACCAACTTGCGGGGTACTGGGAacgggggttgagggaggttgtggaggggaggaagcaTCCTAGGCAGGAAACTAAACCGGCCCCGGGGGAGCTGGGATATATACCCCAGAACTTTCGGGCTACGGCGAAGAGGACGCcggcggtggggaggtggttgagggtgttggaggagccGGTTAGGaggtttgttgttgagagggggctggcggtgacggtggaggagcaggagaggcgggaggaggaggcggcgatgGAGAGTGAGGAGACGGATccggaggatgaggagattgtgtttgtggggagggggggaaataaagtgagggaggggaagccgCCCGTGGAGACCGAGATCAAGAGTGCTACGAGgcgggttggtggggagcaggagagggggatggtgCTTGATACggcgggggatgatgaggttgggggtgcgTTTAA GCGGTGGTTGACGCACTCCATCTCTGATTACTATGGCTTGGACTCTAAGAGTGTTCTCGTCCAGGGGCAGGGTagcaaggggaagaaggtcATTTTTGTGGGggtgaagaagcagcagcagaggaagGTGGCCGTGAAGGAGCAGCATTTGCCTGTTTTGCCACCGCCGCTGTGGGAGATGTTCTAA
- a CDS encoding hypothetical protein (EggNog:ENOG503P8GA), protein MIDHTHITMSPSHTLPHTKILDRARMNRRQNNPCTRASGNGTTIGSVQDFTLFCNTNLDGDVVERLDAFDLTACMDLCSSFHPRCDGASYDGTRCFLKTRLAPVDPRQFVRGIDSGIASFPEASSNCPALPGTQVALGTNFQVMCGFIIAGSDMSQNFAPTFQDCLGQCAATSGCAAVSYDPTLNLGFKNCYLKTGVADPGDLAADRRTDSARVLAAVDPNQPPPGPGVSTIPVPPGGAANGNGVVFFTPPANPSITPSSIELPPAATTTALPDEATTAVPDISSTTETLAPPPAFPFPAPSASPDQFPDTFSGGANDPSIDPPSSNAWIAAPVVGSVAAIALIVISFIMLKRRRQSSPSSSPTEPRRNISRPSPISGLFTAWLPSRWSSSPVPRVPPLPVGIGNSNVSRSSTVGSSGRRMGNFSEVNTGERRNSVRNSVLGMVGDRDRRGMERLGDIEEGEMGRGEKEGERGGVKVYEVRNGRAELRELRSSLNGLGQNRWS, encoded by the coding sequence ATGATTGATCACACACATATCACAATGTCACCTTCACACACTCTACCACATACGAAAATACTGGATCGAGCGAGGATGAATCGACGACAGAATAATCCCTGCACTCGGGCGAGCGGGAATGGGACGACGATAGGGAGCGTTCAGGACTTTACCCTGTTTtgcaacaccaacctcgacggGGATgttgtggagaggttggacgCGTTCGACTTGACGGCATGCATGGATCTTTGCTCCTCTTTCCACCCTCGCTGCGATGGGGCGTCGTACGACGGGACAAGATGTTTCTTAAAGACCCGCCTCGCACCGGTCGACCCGAGGCAGTTCGTGCGTGGTATCGACTCCGGAATCGCCTCCTTCCCCGAAGCCTCGTCCAACTGCCCTGCATTACCCGGCACCCAGGTGGCACTGGGGACAAACTTCCAGGTCATGTGCGGGTTCATTATTGCTGGGAGTGACATGAGCCAGAACTTTGCACCGACATTCCAGGATTGCTTGGGACAGTGTGCTGCTACATCAGGGTGCGCAGCCGTGAGCTACGATCCGACCTTGAACCTTGGGTTCAAGAACTGTTATCTCAAGACCGGCGTCGCCGACCCTGGAGATTTAGCCGCGGACCGGAGGACGGATTCGGCGCGTGTGTTGGCGGCGGTTGACCCGAATCAGCCCCCGCCCGGGCCGGGGGTGTCGACTATTCCGGTGCCACCGGGGGGAGCGGCGAATGGCAACGGGGTGGTCTTCTTCACTCCTCCCGCGAACCCATCCATAACCCCATCTTCTATTGAGCTCCCacccgccgccaccacaaCGGCTTTACCAGACGAAGCCACCACTGCGGTCCCTGATATCAGCTCAACCACTGAAACCCTCGCTCCGCCGCCGGCCTTCCCATTCCCTGCCCCCTCAGCCTCGCCAGATCAGTTCCCCGACACCTTCTCCGGCGGCGCCAACGACCCCTCCATAGACCCCCCCTCAAGCAACGCCTGGATCGCCGCGCCCGTCGTCGGGTCAGTAGCTGCCATAGCACTGATAGTGATATCCTTTATCATGCTCAAACGCCGAAGGCAATCATCCCCTTCTTCGTCCCCAACCGAGCCAAGAAGGAACATTTCTAGACCGTCGCCAATATCAGGGTTGTTTACCGCTTGGTTGCCTAGTCGGTGGTCTTCCAGTCCAGTGCCGAGGGTTCCGCCTTTGCCGGTGGGGATAGGGAATAGTAATGTGAGTAGGAGCTCTACTGTGGGTAGtagcgggaggaggatggggaatTTTAGTGAAGTAAATACCGGGGAAAGGAGGAATAGTGTGAGGAATAGTGTTTTGGGTATGGTGGGGGACAGGGAtaggagggggatggagaggcTGGGGGAtattgaggagggggagatggggagaggggaaaaggaaggggaaaggggaggggtgaaGGTTTATGAGGTTAGGAATGGGAGGGCGGAgctgagggagttgaggagTAGTTTGAATGGGTTGGGGCAGAATCGGTGGTCGTGA